A single window of Nitrospirota bacterium DNA harbors:
- a CDS encoding MerR family transcriptional regulator, translated as MAKLKKELQEKEKANVPLYPIGIVAELIGTTDQTLRLYEKHGLIKPARRNKNRYYSENDIKWLRCIRELIHTKKISIQGIKKLMDYAPCWELTECSEDKRTKCSAFIDRSKPCWELNQQICQRESGKLCEDCVVYISKKLMKQEKASNVQEEKDSKK; from the coding sequence ATGGCGAAACTCAAGAAGGAACTACAAGAGAAGGAAAAGGCCAACGTCCCTCTCTATCCCATCGGGATAGTGGCCGAGCTTATCGGGACCACCGACCAGACGCTTCGCCTCTATGAGAAACATGGGCTCATCAAGCCCGCCCGCAGGAACAAGAACCGCTACTACTCGGAGAACGACATCAAGTGGCTCCGCTGCATCCGGGAGCTCATCCACACCAAGAAGATCAGCATCCAGGGCATCAAGAAGCTCATGGACTACGCCCCGTGCTGGGAGCTGACCGAGTGCTCCGAGGACAAGCGCACGAAGTGCTCCGCCTTCATCGACAGGAGCAAGCCCTGCTGGGAGCTGAACCAGCAGATATGCCAGCGGGAAAGCGGAAAGCTCTGCGAGGACTGCGTCGTGTACATCTCCAAAAAGCTCATGAAGCAGGAGAAGGCCTCGAACGTCCAGGAGGAGAAGGACTCGAAGAAGTAA
- a CDS encoding glycosyltransferase family 2 protein produces the protein MDISVIIPLFNEEENVEPLYERLSEVLGRLGKSYEIIFVDDGSTDGTSSLLEELQAGDDNVIVLFMRRNFGQTAAFTAGFDEARGDVIVTMDGDMQNDPADIPKLLEHMEEYELVSGWRKNRQDVFLTRKLPSMAANWLISRITGVKLHDYGCSLKAYRKDVVKALRLYGDMHRFIPAIANWYGVRVTEVEVDHHPRLRGKSKYGLSRVTKVILDLLTVRFLQSFSTKPIQFFGPIGLGLGFLGFLISLYLTGQKILFGASIGNRPLLLLGVLLIIIGIQLVGMGLLGEMLVRIYHESQRKPVYVLKKKIGARS, from the coding sequence GTGGACATATCCGTCATCATTCCTCTTTTCAACGAAGAGGAAAACGTCGAGCCCCTGTACGAGCGGCTTTCCGAGGTCCTCGGACGCCTGGGGAAGAGCTATGAAATCATATTCGTGGACGACGGCAGTACGGATGGGACCTCCTCTTTGCTCGAAGAGCTGCAGGCCGGAGACGATAATGTCATAGTCCTTTTCATGAGAAGGAATTTCGGCCAAACGGCGGCATTCACGGCGGGTTTCGACGAGGCCCGGGGAGACGTCATCGTCACGATGGACGGAGACATGCAGAACGACCCGGCGGATATTCCGAAGCTGCTGGAACATATGGAAGAGTACGAGCTGGTCAGCGGATGGCGCAAGAACCGGCAGGACGTCTTCCTGACGAGAAAACTTCCATCCATGGCGGCAAACTGGCTTATCAGCCGGATAACCGGGGTAAAGCTGCACGATTACGGCTGTTCCCTGAAAGCGTACCGGAAGGACGTCGTCAAGGCCCTCAGGCTCTACGGCGATATGCACCGTTTCATCCCGGCAATCGCCAACTGGTACGGCGTACGGGTTACCGAGGTCGAAGTCGACCACCATCCGCGGCTCAGGGGAAAGTCCAAGTACGGCCTGTCCAGGGTTACCAAGGTCATTCTCGACCTCTTGACCGTACGGTTTCTTCAGAGCTTCTCGACCAAGCCGATACAGTTTTTCGGCCCGATAGGTTTGGGCCTGGGCTTTCTCGGGTTCCTGATATCGCTGTACCTGACCGGCCAGAAGATACTTTTCGGCGCCTCCATCGGCAACCGGCCCCTGCTGCTCCTCGGCGTGCTCCTGATAATCATAGGCATACAGCTCGTGGGCATGGGCCTGCTGGGCGAGATGCTGGTGCGGATATATCACGAGAGCCAGAGAAAACCCGTCTATGTTCTGAAGAAAAAAATTGGCGCCCGCTCGTAA
- a CDS encoding lysylphosphatidylglycerol synthase transmembrane domain-containing protein: MAPARKKTLLFLLKLLFSSGALYVVFMKAGPHDVLGLMKSITPWSFVSAVALYLAAQFLSSVRWMFLLPTRMGLVRLFRLYMLGSFFGTFLPGLVSGDAVKAYYLYRETAKGAEALSSTFMDRYIGFAALMALGTLAYPLGFRYLRGSWIQWTLPALVVLFVLASFLFFRLRLGRRIGVLRDAYGIFPVYLKDSGLMAKTFLLSVAVQALGIFAVYILAGGLGRHLPLWSLFIFLPIVITLSALPVSVSGLGIREASMVLLLGAVGVSPAAATAISLAWMLSVITGSLAGLFEYFRGRDNPVPT, from the coding sequence TTGGCGCCCGCTCGTAAAAAGACCCTGCTCTTCCTGCTCAAACTGCTGTTCAGCTCGGGGGCGTTGTATGTCGTCTTCATGAAAGCCGGCCCGCATGACGTCCTGGGACTGATGAAAAGCATCACTCCGTGGTCCTTTGTTTCCGCCGTGGCCCTGTATCTCGCGGCCCAATTCCTTTCGTCGGTCAGGTGGATGTTTCTTCTCCCGACACGCATGGGTCTTGTGCGGCTTTTTCGCCTGTACATGCTGGGCTCTTTCTTCGGGACGTTTCTTCCGGGCCTGGTAAGCGGCGATGCCGTAAAGGCATATTACCTGTACCGCGAGACCGCAAAGGGCGCGGAGGCCCTTTCCTCCACCTTTATGGACCGCTATATCGGGTTTGCCGCCCTGATGGCGCTCGGCACGCTGGCCTATCCCCTGGGGTTTCGCTACCTGAGGGGGTCGTGGATACAGTGGACCCTTCCGGCTCTCGTAGTTCTTTTCGTCCTGGCCAGTTTCCTGTTTTTCCGCCTCAGGCTGGGCAGGCGGATAGGCGTTCTGAGGGATGCATACGGTATTTTCCCCGTTTATCTCAAGGATTCCGGCCTGATGGCAAAAACCTTTCTCCTTTCCGTCGCCGTGCAGGCTTTGGGCATTTTTGCGGTTTACATACTCGCCGGGGGCCTTGGCCGACACCTTCCCCTCTGGTCTCTCTTTATCTTCCTGCCCATCGTCATAACCCTGTCGGCCCTGCCGGTATCCGTTTCCGGCCTGGGCATACGGGAAGCCTCGATGGTCCTTCTCCTGGGGGCGGTTGGAGTAAGCCCGGCCGCGGCAACGGCCATTTCCCTGGCCTGGATGCTTTCGGTCATAACCGGCTCCCTGGCCGGGCTGTTCGAGTACTTCCGGGGCAGGGACAACCCGGTGCCGACGTGA